The following proteins are encoded in a genomic region of Verrucomicrobiota bacterium:
- a CDS encoding type VI secretion system tube protein Hcp — translation MAVDMFLKIATVDGESRDSKHSKEIDVLAWSWGMSNAGSAHVGGGAGAGKVNVQDVSVTKYVDSSSPKLMLACASGTHYDNALLTVRKAGGDSPVEYIKIKMDEVF, via the coding sequence ATGGCCGTAGACATGTTCCTGAAAATCGCCACCGTCGATGGCGAGTCCCGCGATTCAAAGCATAGCAAAGAAATCGACGTGCTGGCCTGGTCCTGGGGGATGAGCAACGCCGGCTCGGCCCACGTCGGCGGCGGCGCCGGGGCCGGCAAAGTCAACGTCCAGGACGTCAGCGTCACCAAGTACGTTGACAGCAGCTCGCCCAAGCTCATGCTGGCGTGCGCCTCGGGAACCCACTACGATAACGCCCTGCTCACGGTGCGCAAAGCCGGCGGGGACTCGCCCGTGGAGTACATCAAGATCAAGATGGACGAGGTCTTCA
- the tssB gene encoding type VI secretion system contractile sheath small subunit gives MPKASSQKFIARNRAPRVQIEYDVELYGAQKKIEIPFVMGVMADLSGKPADPLAPVAERKFLEIDIDNFDDRLKAAKPRVAFSVPNTLTGQGNLSVDLTFESLDDFSPGAVARKVEALNKLLTARNQLSNLITYMDGKTGAEDLVRKLLADPTLLNALASAPKPSDVPAGGQA, from the coding sequence ATGCCGAAAGCCAGCAGTCAGAAATTCATTGCCCGGAACCGGGCGCCGCGCGTGCAGATCGAGTACGACGTGGAACTCTACGGGGCGCAAAAAAAGATCGAGATTCCTTTCGTGATGGGCGTAATGGCGGATCTGTCCGGCAAGCCGGCTGACCCTCTGGCGCCGGTGGCCGAGCGCAAATTTCTCGAGATCGATATCGATAATTTCGATGACCGGCTCAAAGCGGCTAAACCGCGCGTCGCCTTCAGCGTTCCGAACACGCTGACGGGCCAGGGCAACCTCTCCGTTGATCTTACCTTTGAAAGTCTGGACGACTTTTCGCCCGGTGCGGTGGCCCGCAAGGTGGAAGCGCTAAACAAGTTACTCACCGCGCGCAACCAGTTGAGTAACCTGATCACGTACATGGACGGCAAGACCGGCGCAGAAGACCTGGTTCGCAAGCTTCTGGCCGATCCGACGCTCCTGAACGCGTTGGCATCAGCGCCCAAGCCGAGTGATGTCCCCGCTGGAGGGCAAGCCTAA
- the tssA gene encoding type VI secretion system protein TssA codes for MISVEELLQPISEDAPCGEDLSYDIALQELENSARGKPETQFSAAEPPEWKQVAKTGLELFSRSKDLRIALMLTVAWLELEGLPGFHRGIGVMTGLLETFWAVVHPQLDPADDNDPLQRMNIVASLATPVGTYGDPYRVLERLRAAPLTDSMQLGRLSLTDLLRTESGTAAEGGGEQRTPAQIEGAFRDTSPEFRANNYQSVTAALALVKGLDDYLTNIVGASNAPDLSALSSELAAIQKRIAPYFEATGAAAAPVEAGVAAGETGELGPAVAGASAAFSVTGEIRSREEVLRLLDRICHYYARYEPSSPVPLILKRAARLAAMDFMQIIADLTPDSATQVRAITGEPEPTPE; via the coding sequence ATGATCTCCGTTGAGGAACTGCTGCAACCCATTTCGGAGGACGCGCCGTGCGGCGAGGATCTCTCGTACGACATTGCCCTCCAGGAACTCGAGAACTCGGCCCGCGGAAAGCCGGAAACCCAATTTTCCGCCGCGGAACCGCCGGAGTGGAAGCAGGTCGCGAAGACCGGGTTGGAACTCTTTTCGCGGTCAAAGGATTTACGGATTGCCCTCATGCTTACGGTGGCGTGGCTGGAACTTGAAGGCTTGCCGGGTTTCCACCGGGGAATCGGTGTGATGACGGGTTTGCTGGAGACGTTCTGGGCCGTGGTTCACCCGCAACTGGATCCGGCAGACGACAACGATCCGTTGCAGCGCATGAACATCGTGGCGTCGCTGGCGACGCCGGTCGGGACGTACGGCGATCCCTACCGGGTGCTGGAGCGGCTCAGAGCGGCGCCCCTGACGGATTCGATGCAGCTGGGCCGGCTCAGCCTGACGGATCTCCTGCGGACAGAATCGGGCACCGCGGCCGAGGGAGGCGGCGAGCAGCGCACGCCGGCGCAGATCGAGGGGGCCTTTCGCGACACGAGCCCGGAGTTTCGGGCGAACAATTACCAGTCGGTGACCGCGGCGCTGGCGCTGGTGAAAGGACTCGACGATTATCTTACCAACATCGTCGGTGCGAGCAACGCACCCGACCTGTCGGCGCTCAGCTCGGAACTGGCGGCCATACAGAAACGCATTGCCCCCTACTTCGAGGCAACCGGGGCGGCTGCCGCGCCGGTCGAAGCCGGCGTTGCTGCCGGCGAGACCGGGGAGCTGGGGCCGGCGGTGGCCGGGGCTTCGGCCGCTTTCAGCGTGACCGGCGAGATCCGATCCCGTGAGGAAGTTTTACGCTTGCTAGATAGGATCTGCCATTACTATGCACGATACGAACCCTCCAGCCCCGTCCCTTTGATCCTGAAGCGGGCGGCCCGGCTGGCGGCGATGGATTTTATGCAGATCATCGCGGACCTGACCCCCGACTCGGCCACTCAGGTCCGGGCGATCACGGGCGAACCGGAGCCCACGCCGGAATAA
- the tssC gene encoding type VI secretion system contractile sheath large subunit, which produces MAQDNLNPQAGAAASATATLEPTELESLLNQEFKPKTEQAKTAVQEAVKTLAEQALGSAVVISDDVLATIQSLIAELDRKLSEQVNRIIHHEDFKQLEGTWRGLYHLVSNTETDEMLKIRVMNISKKDLGRTLKKYKGTAWDQSPIFKRVYEDEYGSPGGQPYGCLIGDYAFDHSPPDVELLAGMAQVASAAHAPFIAGAAPTVLNMDTWRELSDPRDLTKIFQTPEYAAWRSLRDSEDSRYLGLAMPRFLSRMPYGARSNPVDEFAFEEDTEGADHNKYVWSNSAYAMGTNITRAFKLYGWCAQIRGTESGGMVEGLPVHTFPTDDGGVDMKCPTEIAITDRREAELAKNGFMPLSHYKNTDYAVFIGAQSLQKPAVYDDPDATANANLAARLPYLFATCRFAHYLKCMVRDKIGSFKERSDMERWLNDWIRKFCVDGSTASESQKALRPLADAHVEVSEVEGNPGYYSSKFYLRPHYQLEGLTVSLRLVSKLPSVKGGK; this is translated from the coding sequence ATGGCCCAAGATAATCTAAACCCACAGGCCGGGGCGGCTGCGTCCGCGACGGCCACGCTGGAGCCGACCGAACTCGAGTCGCTCCTGAACCAGGAATTCAAGCCGAAGACCGAGCAGGCCAAAACGGCCGTTCAAGAAGCCGTTAAAACCCTGGCCGAACAGGCCCTGGGCAGCGCGGTCGTGATATCCGACGACGTGCTGGCGACGATCCAGTCGTTGATCGCCGAACTGGACCGGAAACTCTCCGAACAGGTGAACCGGATCATTCACCATGAGGACTTTAAGCAACTCGAGGGCACCTGGCGTGGTCTGTACCACCTGGTAAGCAACACCGAGACGGACGAGATGCTCAAGATCCGGGTAATGAACATCTCCAAGAAGGATCTCGGCCGGACCTTGAAAAAATACAAAGGCACCGCGTGGGATCAGAGCCCGATCTTCAAGCGGGTCTACGAGGATGAATACGGATCGCCCGGCGGCCAGCCGTACGGGTGCCTGATCGGAGATTACGCCTTTGACCATAGCCCTCCGGACGTCGAGTTGCTCGCGGGCATGGCGCAGGTCGCGTCGGCGGCACACGCTCCCTTTATCGCCGGGGCTGCACCGACCGTGCTGAACATGGACACCTGGCGGGAGTTGAGCGACCCGCGCGATCTCACCAAGATCTTTCAAACGCCGGAATACGCCGCCTGGCGTTCGCTGCGCGATTCCGAAGATTCCCGGTACCTCGGCCTGGCAATGCCCCGGTTTCTGTCGCGGATGCCGTACGGTGCCCGGTCCAACCCGGTCGACGAGTTCGCTTTTGAGGAAGACACCGAAGGCGCCGACCACAATAAGTACGTCTGGTCGAACTCGGCCTACGCGATGGGCACCAACATTACCCGCGCGTTTAAACTCTACGGCTGGTGCGCGCAGATTCGCGGTACGGAAAGCGGGGGCATGGTGGAAGGGTTACCCGTGCACACGTTCCCGACGGATGACGGCGGCGTCGACATGAAGTGTCCGACCGAAATCGCCATCACGGACCGCAGAGAGGCGGAACTTGCCAAGAACGGGTTCATGCCCCTCTCCCACTACAAAAACACGGATTACGCAGTGTTCATCGGGGCGCAGTCGCTGCAAAAGCCGGCCGTGTACGATGATCCGGACGCAACGGCGAACGCAAACCTGGCGGCTCGTCTGCCTTACCTATTTGCGACCTGCCGTTTTGCTCACTACCTGAAGTGCATGGTCCGGGACAAGATCGGTTCGTTCAAGGAACGCTCGGACATGGAGCGCTGGCTCAACGATTGGATCCGGAAATTCTGCGTTGACGGCAGCACGGCGTCGGAAAGCCAAAAGGCGCTTCGGCCGCTCGCGGATGCGCACGTTGAGGTTTCGGAAGTGGAAGGCAACCCGGGCTATTATTCCTCCAAGTTCTACCTTCGACCGCACTACCAGCTTGAAGGTCTCACCGTTTCGCTGCGCCTCGTCTCGAAGCTGCCTTCGGTCAAAGGCGGCAAGTAA